The proteins below are encoded in one region of Silene latifolia isolate original U9 population chromosome 2, ASM4854445v1, whole genome shotgun sequence:
- the LOC141641336 gene encoding protein FAR1-RELATED SEQUENCE 5-like: MEEMQIVQVNNVEECCEDVKDVGEDEFSQVLQGVGEDEFCRTVESQFTPYVGQQFDSIEEAVQFYKMYELACGFDVRKYTTKKWHDGIIRSKLLVCNREGFTYAKKVGKSKDVVVGGSTQEVDESRDKQKRKTKVRRVGCKARVRLFMMNDLLVIDRFHAGHSHEIVEVKDREFQKLSRRLHKYHKGLIVCNSRLKIGATKTYKMCKEHVNGFQNIGASVTDFKNFHRDVKCYINDRDGQLLIDRFNNMEETRDDFFFDYEVDVDGSLIRAIWADGVARRNYSVYGDAVSFDPTYSTNKYNMVFTPFTGVDNHKIWVFAGALIFREKDEYFDWVFSRFLVAMGGKEPEYIITDQDSGIISSVHHIFKTARHLFCMWHIMNKVPVK, encoded by the exons atggAGGAAATGCAGATTGTACAAGTAAACAATG TGGAAGAATGTTGTGAGGATGTTAAAGATGTAGGGGAAGATGAATTCTCTCAAGTATTGCAAGGTGTAGGGGAGGATGAATTTTGTAGGACAGTGGAAAGCCAATTTACGCCATATGTAGGACAACAATTCGATTCCATAGAAGAAGCTGTTCAATTCTATAAGATGTACGAGCTGGCCTGTGGATTTGATGTGCGTAAATACacaacgaagaagtggcatgacggAATTATTAGATCGAAACTCCTAGTATGTAACCGAGAGGGGTTTACGTATGCAAAGAAGGTGGGCAAATCCAAAGATGTTGTAGTTGGTGGAAGCACACAGGAGGTGGACGAGAGTAGAGATAAACAAAAAAGGAAAACTAAAGTGAGGAGAGTTGGATGCAAAGCTAGGGTTAGATTGTTCATGATGAACGACCTGCTAGTAATTGATCGATTTCATGCGGGACACAGTCACGAGATTGTGGAGGTTAAAGATAGGGAGTTTCAGAAATTGTCAAGGCGGTTACACAAATATCACAAGGGACTCATTGTCTGTAACTCAAGG CTAAAGATAGGTGCTACAAAGACATACAAAATGTGCAAGGAGCATGTTAATGGGTTTCAGAATATAGGAGCGAGTGTAACCGACTTCAAGAATTTTCACAGAGATGTAAAGTGCTACATTAATGACAGGGATGGTCAGTTGTTAATAGACCGTTTTAATAACATGGAAGAAACGCGTGATGATTTCTTTTTCGATTATGAGGTAGATGTTGATGGCAGCCTGATCAGGGCAATATGGGCGGATGGAGTTGCTAGAAGAAACTACTCGGTATATGGTGATGCTGTGTCTTTCGACCCcacatactcaacaaacaagtacaacaTGGTTTTTACACCTTTCACAGGTGTTGATAATCATAAAATATGGGTATTTGCTGGTGCATTGATTTTTAGGGAGAAGGATGAGTATTTTGATTGGGTTTTTAGCCGGTTTTTGGTTGCGATGGGTGGTAAGGAACCAGAGTATATTATAACAGACCAAGACTCAGGAATTATATCATCTGTTCATCACATATTCAAGACGGCTAGGCACCTtttttgcatgtggcacatcatgAACAAGGTACCTGTGAAATAA